AGCAGCCGGAGCGCCGCCGCGATATCGGCGTGGCTCTGCGGACGGATCGCCGCATACCCTGCGATCAGCGCGAGCGCTGCGCCGGGATCGCCGATGCCGTCGTCTCGCCCCTGCCCCAGCTCGAGCCAGGCGAACGCGGTCCGCTCGATCGCGATCGCGAGGTCGTGCGCCGCGCAGGTCCGGTCGGCCAGCCCGAAATCGAACACGGTCTCGACGCTGCCATCGTCCGCCCAGAGCAGGTTGGACGGATGCCAGTCGTTATGCGTCCACAGCAGCACCTGCCCCGCGATGCCCTGCGCCAGCCCCTCACCCGCCCCCGCGAACAGCGCCGCCAGCGCGCGCCGCCACGGCCGCCCCGCCAGGAACGCGGCCAGCGCCGGACGCGCCTCGACATAGTCCTCCGCGGCCGCCACCGGATCCGCAGCGGACAGGATCCCGAAGCTCGCGACCAGCGGCTGCACGCTGCGCGCCGGCGCGTCGAACCCGCACGACGCCTCATGCAGCCGCGCGAGCGCCACCCCGGCGGCATGGGCATGGTCGTGAGACTCGAACGCCGTCCATGACGGTCGGTCCCGGTACAGATCGTCCCCCGCTCCCCGGCGATGGAGCTCGTAGGTCCAGTCCCCCACCGCGACTGCGCTGGCCCCGTCCGCGGTCCGCAGCACCTCGGGCACCGGCGTCCCCGCGGCTGCGAGATGCGCGATGAACGCATGTTCCTCCGCCAGCCCCGCGACGCTGCGCACGCGGCGATCATGCCGCTTCAGGATCAGCGCACCGCGCGCCGTATCGATCAGCGTCGCGGCGGAAAACGGACGCGGCGAATGCCAGCGCAACGCCTCGACCCGCGCCGCCGCCGGAAACCACTGCAGCACCGCCGCAGCCTCGCCATCCGTGATGGCAGGCCAGGTCGGTGCTTCCAGCGCGATCCCCATGCCGTGCACCCGGTGCGTCGTCTCTCCGGCGTCGGCCATCGTCAGAAGCCGCGGGACACGGTCGCGACGACGGCCGCGCCACTGCCGATATAATAGGCCGGCGCCGCGCCCGACACGACCGTGCCGCCCCGCCCGACGACGTCACGCGCGTTGGTGGTGACGGCCTGCACGCCTGCGAGCACGTGCGGATCGGTCACGTTGATCGCGTTGACGCGCAGGTCGGTCCGCTTGCCGTCGAACCAGTCGGCGAGGTGGACGCCGAGCGACACGTCGAGCGTCGCATAGCCCTTGATGCTCTCGTCGTTCACGAAGGTCGCATATTGGCGACCGACATATTTGCCCGCGATGCTGCCGAACAGGCGGCCGTCGTCATAGGTACCGCCACCGCCGATCTGCACCGTCGGGCTCGACACCGCGCGCTTGCCCCGCGTCGGCAGATAGTCCCCGCCCACCGGCAGGTCGTCGTCGATCCGCGCGCGGAGATATTCGCCCGAGATATAGACGCTGACGCCCTTGGCGGGACGATAGTCGATCTCCG
This sequence is a window from Sphingomonas ginsenosidivorax. Protein-coding genes within it:
- a CDS encoding phosphotransferase, coding for MADAGETTHRVHGMGIALEAPTWPAITDGEAAAVLQWFPAAARVEALRWHSPRPFSAATLIDTARGALILKRHDRRVRSVAGLAEEHAFIAHLAAAGTPVPEVLRTADGASAVAVGDWTYELHRRGAGDDLYRDRPSWTAFESHDHAHAAGVALARLHEASCGFDAPARSVQPLVASFGILSAADPVAAAEDYVEARPALAAFLAGRPWRRALAALFAGAGEGLAQGIAGQVLLWTHNDWHPSNLLWADDGSVETVFDFGLADRTCAAHDLAIAIERTAFAWLELGQGRDDGIGDPGAALALIAGYAAIRPQSHADIAAALRLLPLVHVEFALSEIAYFAGVVGDVEAASLAWDGYLLGHADWFRSAAGLDFLARVDARGRVR